In Drosophila nasuta strain 15112-1781.00 chromosome 2R, ASM2355853v1, whole genome shotgun sequence, a single genomic region encodes these proteins:
- the LOC132787422 gene encoding uncharacterized protein LOC132787422, with the protein MAKANVGRLRIKSLNELQHISSADETLINSANDKTPENAKKAPNRRAATTTKKKHIEKLEENAAENKNKTTVKRGAKKEPLPGQLRIDNFFKSCAKSYKVEKMDKKLKQGRKPTGCKRLFDNESELATETTVTTAETGSDVEFKPQTKPCRKRTQPQRNAKAKCKTTPCDIIDLCSDEEEIVIKQSPSCKAPKTTPVNENTGVLADLDPQQTEASSSMVVIPCHNLPNEESTNDASGKENMPLRRSRRRLPPYKLVEGTNFVVDGFQFGDIPGATHYFLSHYHADHYVGLTKKFAHPLYMSPITARLVRTFIPIAEQYLHEIDVDETITVDGVEVTALEANHCPGAIMLLFKLSTGKCILHTGDFRASFEMESLPIFWNQPDIDLLYLDTTYLAESYDFCHQSESITRLCHLVSEFHEKHARKRILHVCGSYVIGKEKLWLALAKEFSLRIWTEPHRRKAIDCLNWPELQELLCDDPFEANLHVISMGKISYPQLDQYFKQYEGQYDMLLGIRPSGWEKNSKPSYGKRISVIGIEYSEHSSYKELERFVRFLKPKQVISTVPTGRDLCVTGNVPTKWYQYEGCGRMISISYQPSISSYFQSRLRLLQSKMAKRASMAVSPMNVNQNKQGASPAPSNEVIIQDAIDLIKNYLATHRDD; encoded by the exons ATGGCGAAGGCAAATGTTGGCAGGCTGCgtattaaaagtttaaatgaATTGCAACACATAAGCAGTGCTGATGAAACACTTATAAATTCGGCTAACGACAAAACAccggaaaatgcaaaaaaggcGCCAAACAGAagagctgcaacaacaacaaagaagaAGCACATTGAGAAATTAGAGGAGAATGcagctgaaaataaaaataaaacaacagtTAAACGCGGCGCCAAAAAGGAACCGTTGCCGGGTCAATTGCGCATCGACAACTTCTTCAAGAGCTGCGCCAAGAGTTATAAAGTCGAGAAAATGGACAAAAAGTTAAAACAGGGTCGCAAACCAACCGGATGCAAACGCTTGTTTGACAATGAATCAGAATTGGCAACAGAGACAACTGTAACGACAGCGGAAACGGGTTCAGATGTGGAATTCAAGCCGCAAACGAAACCCTGTCGCAAGCGGACACAACCACAGCGCAATGCCAAAGCAAAGTGCAAAACAACACCATGTGATATCATTGATCTCTGTTCGGATGAAGAAGAGATTGTCATAAAACAAAGTCCATCTTGCAAAGCTCCCAAAACCACGCCCGTTAATGAAAACACTGGAGTGCTTGCTGACTTGGACCCACAGCAAACAGAAGCCAGCAGCTCTATGGTTGTTATACCATGTCATAATCTCCCAAACGAAGAGTCAACAAATGATGCATCCGGCAAGGAGAATATGCCCCTAAGACGTTCACGCCGACGCCTCCCGCCCTATAAACTTGTTGAAGGCACCAACTTTGTGGTAGATGGCTTTCAGTTTGGTGACATTCCAGGTGCAACGCATTATTTCCTCAGTCATTACCATGCCGATCACTATGTGGGCCTCACCAAGAAGTTCGCCCATCCGCTTTACATGAGTCCAATTACGGCGCGCTTAGTGCGCACTTTTATACCCATTGCTGAGCAGTATTTGCATGAGATCGATGTGGATGAGACCATTACAGTCGATGGCGTTGAAGTCACTGCGTTGGAAGCCAATCA TTGTCCCGGAGCAATTATGCTGCTCTTTAAGCTTAGCACTGGAAAGTGTATTTTACATACTGGCGATTTTCGCGCCAGCTTTGAGATGGAATCACTGCCCATCTTTTGGAATCAACCTGACATTGATCTGCTTTATCTGGACACCACATATCTGGCGGAAAGCTATGACTTTTGCCATCAGTCAGAGAGCATTACACGTCTGTGTCACTTGGTTAGTGAATTTCACGAAAAGCATGCCAGGAAACGCATTTTGCATGTTTGCGGCTCATATGTGATTGGCAAGGAGAAGTTGTGGCTGGCATTGGCCAAGGAGTTCTCGCTGCGCATTTGGACTGAACCACATCGTCGCAAAGCCATCGATTGTCTCAATTGGCCAGAATTGCAGGAGTTACTCTGCGATGATCCCTTTGAAGCTAACTTGCATGTGATCAGTATGGGCAAGATAAGCTATCCA CAACTGGATCAGTACTTTAAGCAATACGAGGGACAGTATGATATGCTCTTGGGCATTCGGCCCAGCGGGTGGGAAAAAAATTCCAAGCCGTCGTATGGCAAGCGTATCAGTGTGATTGGCATTGAATACTCAGAGCACTCAAGCTATAAAGAATTAGAGCGTTTCGTTCGCTTTCTCAAACCAAAGCAAGTAATCAGCACAGTTCCAACGGGACGAGATCTCTGTGTGACGGGCAATGTGCCCACAAAATGGTATCAGTATGAGGGGTGCGGCCGCATGATTAGCATTTCCTATCAACCGTCTATTTCGTCATACTTTCAATCCCGACTGCGTTTGCTGCAGTCCAAAATGGCTAAGCGTGCTAGTATGGCAGTTAGTCCAATGAACgttaatcaaaataaacagGGAGCAAGCCCTGCGCCATCGAACGAAGTCATAATTCAGGATGCTATagacttaattaaaaattatctGGCAACTCATCGCGATGATTGA
- the LOC132784799 gene encoding uncharacterized protein LOC132784799: MTADNCKSDKNATGQLLDSLYLDMFHLIEEHTQCRLDIERTNASGAILLARTKFQQGGQSLSSAQIPTENSAEFNALCRVVDKTDDDKTDKVSIERHSVDKENGYVEPLHWFSVLPPMSLRTAVERFKKSIELVAESTNLQRELAKVLNGIDRLRRSLAL, translated from the coding sequence ATGACTGCTGATAATTGTAAAAGTGACAAAAATGCCACTGGGCAATTGCTGGACTCCCTATATTTGGACATGTTTCATCTAATCGAAGAGCACACTCAATGCCGGCTGGATATCGAACGAACAAACGCCAGTGGTGCAATTCTCTTGGCTCGGACCAAGTTTCAGCAAGGCGGACAATCGCTATCGTCAGCCCAAATTCCAACTGAGAACAGTGCGGAATTCAATGCCCTTTGTCGAGTTGTGGACAAAACAGATGATGATAAAACGGATAAGGTCAGCATTGAGAGACATTCTGTCGACAAGGAGAACGGTTATGTGGAGCCTTTGCATTGGTTTAGCGTCTTACCGCCAATGAGCTTGCGGACTGCGGTGGAACGATTCAAGAAATCCATAGAACTGGTTGCTGAAAGTACAAATCTGCAACGGGAGCTTGCTAAAGTCTTGAATGGCATTGATAGGTTACGACGATCCCTTGCACTCTAA
- the LOC132787435 gene encoding LOW QUALITY PROTEIN: pneumococcal serine-rich repeat protein (The sequence of the model RefSeq protein was modified relative to this genomic sequence to represent the inferred CDS: deleted 1 base in 1 codon) gives MTIPSRPAPAPPGSRGQSAAAGANASLEQLRMQLQQQHLQQQQAANGGLQKLTIKLPPPPKGPMQQQHQQKWNNNNNFFDVDSSSTTTGSSITRKFPQARYTPATNWNDSPFDSAAGNGNSFKKMPPPRPPPPKVQVNGRKMTTTSTTSGAVGGGSGGGAGGIISNIFNRKKSTTATASAAASKAAAQSRVYGLSSGHAGAATSSTAATATSTSSANLYDWNAAWNTASTTTTSMTTTNVTKNSYRSEADAQLISFDSPPSSPTFTQKSNSDCVSVDSFSSDSNFSSPNNGSVSQPESGFEDDYTRSRPATQSPLVDPWEAVDNNIYGGGVDSFGAAPVRQMQTTQYQQQQQSMRSSDNPLCNGRSLLPPTQSLSMPTIIKPKISAKPKAPKPPPFIGQPPMSAYGNSTPPSPPMPKGAPPPLSAAAASAAPAGHISLLDVISGKVDALALSNGSSGYVEEAQMAYCIALYDFDGVEEGDLSFRVNKKTKKIYLLEQPTEEWFRGRTRAGCEGLFPVNYVEVKVPLGGAAESAAQSHQHQQQQQPPPQQQQQHATMVRCLYNFPGEVEGDLALRENELVNVLYRINEDWLYGEVNGRQGQFPANFLEYQPENLPTL, from the exons ATGACCATACCATCGAGACCAGCGCCAGCGCCGCCAGGATCGCGAGGCCAAAGCGCAGCGGCGGGTGCGAATGCGAGTCTGGAGCAACTGcgaatgcaactgcaacagcaacatctgcagcagcagcaggcagctaACGGCGGGTTGCAGAAGTTGACCATCAagttgccaccgccaccaaAGGGAccaatgcaacaacagcatcagcaaaagtggaacaacaacaacaacttcttTGATGTCGAtagcagcagcacaacaacgGGATCAAGCATAACGAGAAAGTTTCCCCAGGCACGCTACACTCCAGCGACCAATTGGAATGACTCACCATTTGATAGCGCTGCTGGGAATGGCAACAGCTTTAAGAAGATGCCGCCGCCGCGACCGCCACCGCCAAAAGTGCAGGTCAATGGTCGCAaaatgacgacgacgtcgacgacgagtGGTGCTGTTGGCGGTGGCAGTGGCGGGGGAGCTGGTGGCATCATTAGCAACATATTCAATCGCAAAAAGTCGACGACGGCAACGGCATCGGCTGCTGCTTCCAAGGCCGCAGCGCAGAGTCGCGTCTACGGCCTGAGCAGCGGTCATGCCGGAGCAGCCACGTCCTCGACTGCAGCAACGGCTACGTCAACGTCTAGTGCCAATCTTTACGATTGGAATGCGGCGTGGAATACGGCGAGCACGACAACCACGTCGATGACAACAACGAATGTGACCAAGAACAGCTATCGAAGTGAGGCAGATGCACAGCTCATCAGCTTTGATTCGCCGCCATCATCGCCCACATTCACACAGAAGTCGAACAGCGATTGCGTCAGCGTGGATAGCTTCAGCTCGGACAGCAATTTCAGTTCACCCAACAATGGCAGCGTATCGCAGCCGGAGAGCGGCTTTGAGGATGATTACACACGGTCACGACCGGCCACACAGAGCCCCCTGGTGGATCCATGGGAAGCGGTGGACAACAACATCTATGGTGGTGGCGTTGATAGCTTTGGTGCGGCGCCAGTGCGTCAAATGCAGACGACGCAgtaccagcagcagcagcaatcaatGCGCAGCTCGGATAATCCGCTGTGCAATGGTCGCAGTCTGTTGCCGCCCACACAATCGCTGAGCATGCCCACCATCATCAAGCCGAAGATCTCGGCCAAGCCCAAGGCACCAAAGCCTCCGCCATTCATTGGCCAGCCACCGATGTCTGCCTATGGCAACAGCACGCCACCATCGCCACCCATGCCCAAGGGTGCTCCACCGCCGctgtcagcagcagctgcctctGCGGCTCCGGCTGGTCACATTTCGCTGCTGGACGTGATCTCGGGCAAAGTGGATGCGTTGGCGTTGAGCAACGGCAGCTCGGGTTATGTAGAGGAGGCTCAGATGGCATATTGCATAGCGCTCTATGACTTTGACGGCGTCGAGGAAGGCGATCTGAGCTTTAgagtaaataaaaa AACGAAAAAAATCTATCTGCTGGAGCAGCCCACCGAAGAGTGGTTCCGAGGACGCACGCGTGCTGGCTGCGAAGGTCTGTTTCCGGTTAATTATGTGGAAGTCAAGGTGCCATTGGGTGGTGCTGCGGAAAGTGCAGCTCAGTcccatcaacatcaacaacagcaacagccaccgccacagcaacaacaacagcacgcGACGATGGTGCGTTGTTTGTATAATTTC CCTGGCGAGGTGGAGGGAGATTTGGCCTTAAGA GAGAACGAACTGGTCAATGTGCTTTATCGTATCAACGAGGATTGGCTTTATGGCGAGGTGAATGGACGACAGGGTCAATTCCCGGCCAATTTCCTAGAGTATCAGCCCGAAAATCTGCCTACGCTGTGA
- the LOC132787420 gene encoding phosphatidylinositol 4-kinase type 2-beta isoform X1, with amino-acid sequence MNNAQSKSEAPLLQLEDEVDLIGDFLKQQSTTTTTTAGSNQLAPLLNGFEANNGLNQLTTQVEINTIGKAANGKRRSRRKPKRDRDQILLSVDDDDDDVAVDDDDAASADNIGSNDVAHNDGAAGGGDEVENVDLFVTNNNNNSKKKQPQHQLLLLHDGDDGDDDDDADGDDEEECVVLLNNKSRNPPALRNGNAKAKSKQHSEESSDSLSGRSSTTTPQKQQQSAAAAALMISQIATPTRRGTTAANAATSASTSPLKATTTTRLPHDTEVDDICLVPEIDFEGMSTDAGSDNRESQPLLGGGSHGSRITDLLGALGRGHDHLDLMSNTFGDDPLFSEIVAQAEYAIEQGILPERIYQGSSGSYFVKDALNQRCLAVFKPKDEEPYGRLNPKWTKWMHKLCCPCCFGRACLIPNQGYLSESGASLVDRKLNLNVVPKTRVVRLVAESFNYARIDRQKAKLKKRIKEHYPSAHFNRMSLPLKTGSFQLFVEGYKDADYWLRRFEHEQLSPALAKSFQLQFERLVVLDYIIRNTDRGNDNWLIKYVAPKLVGEVGGTGGRKMSRSHPVVGQPIIDLNEQSAPVTLEAELQRATAGGGEPSPTSMGINEPSNVSNSCVSTDDEDIPNTSSKKTAHMPEEPTWNLVEAPQIKIAAIDNGLAFPFKHPDSWRAYPYHWAWLPQAKVPFSDDIKDQVLPQLSDMNFVEEICTELLYLFQQDRGFDKRLFERQMSVMRGQILNLTQALRDGKSPVQLVQMPAVVVERSSGSRFFSFTQRFQNKSPFFSWC; translated from the exons ATGAATAACGCCCAGTCGAAGAGTGAAGCGCCTCTGCTGCAGCTGGAGGATGAAGTGGATCTCATTGGTGATTTTCTCAAGCAGcagtcaacaacaacgacaacaacagcaggaagCAATCAGCTGGCGCCGCTGCTGAATGGCTTCGAAGCCAACAATGGTCTCAATCAGTTGACGACGCAAGTGGAG ATAAATACAATTGGCAAGGCGGCCAATGGCAAGCGACGTTCGAGGCGTAAACctaagagagatagagatcaAATACTGTTATCAgtggacgatgatgatgatgatgttgctgttgatgatgatgatgctgcgtCTGCTGATAACATTGGGAGCAATGATGTGGCTCACAATGATGGCGCCGCTGGTGGGGGCGACGAAGTCGAAAATGTAGATCTCTTTgtcaccaacaacaacaacaacagcaaaaagaagCAACCGCAACATCAACTCTTATTGCTGCACGATGgtgacgacggcgacgacgacgacgatgcaGATGGCGACGATGAAGAAGAGTGCGTTGTGTTgctgaacaacaaaagcagaaacCCGCCTGCACTacgcaatggcaatgccaaagCTAAAAGCAAACAGCACTCTGAGGAGAGCAGCGATAGTTTAAGCGGCAGATCAAGCACAACGACAccgcaaaaacaacagcagtcagcggcagcagcagcgttgaTGATTAGTCAGATTGCAACACCAACGCGACGTGGAACGACAGCGGCAAACGCAGCTACTTCAGCGTCCACATCACCGCtaaaagcaacgacaacgacacgTTTGCCACACGACACAGAGGTCGACGATATTTGTTTGGTGCCAGAAATCGATTTCGAGGGCATGTCGACGGACGCGGGCAGCGATAATCGCGAATCGCAGCCTCTGCTCGGCGGTGGTAGCCACGGCAGTCGCATCACTGATCTACTTGGCGCACTGGGACGTGGACACGATCATCTTGACCTCATGTCAAACACCTTTGGCG ACGATCCTCTGTTCTCGGAGATTGTGGCACAGGCGGAATATGCTATTGAACAGGGCATTCTGCCGGAAAGAATCTATCAAGGCAGCAGCGGTTCCTACTTTGTTAAAGATGCGTTAAAC CAACGCTGTCTGGCCGTGTTTAAGCCCAAGGATGAGGAACCCTATGGCAGACTGAATCCCAAGTGGACCAAATGGATGCACAAGCTGTGCTGTCCCTGTTGCTTTGGACGCGCCTGCTTGATACCCAATCAAGG CTACTTGTCCGAGTCTGGAGCCAGTTTGGTGGATCGCAAGCTCAATCTGAATGTGGTGCCCAAGACGCGAGTGGTGCGTTTGGTGGCCGAGAGTTTCAACTATGCGCGCATCGATCGGCAGAAGGCCAAGCTCAAGAAACGCATCAAGGAGCATTATCCGTCGGCGCACTTTAATCGCATGAGTCTGCCGCTCAAGACTGGTTCCTTTCAGCTGTTTGTCGAGGGCTACAAGGATGCCGACTATTGGTTGCGTCGCTTCGAGCACGAACAATTGTCTCCAGCTCTTGCGAAATCGTTTCAGTTGCAGTTCGAACGTTTGGTGGTGCTGGACTACATCATACGCAACACGGACAGGGGCAACGACAACTGGCTGATCAAGTATGTGGCACCCAAGCTGGTGGGCGAAGTGGGCGGCACTGGAGGTCGCAAAATGTCACGTTCGCATCCCGTTGTGGGACAGCCAATTATCGATTTGAACGAGCAGTCGGCGCCAGTGACGCTGGAGGCTGAATTGCAACGTGCAACGGCTGGTGGCGGGGAGCCATCGCCCACTTCGATGGGCATAAATGAGCCATCGAATGTGAGCAACAGCTGTGTGAGCACCGACGATGAAGATATACCTAATACGAGTTCCAAGAAGACAGCGCATATGCCTGAGGAGCCCACATGGAATCTGGTTGAGGCgccgcaaataaaaattgctgCTATTGACAATGGTTTGGCATTCCCATTTAAGCATCCCGATTCTTGGCGTGCATATCCCTATCATTGGGCCTGGTTGCCGCAGGCGAAGGTACCGTTCAGCGATGACATCAAGGATCAGGTGTTGCCACAGCTGTCGGACATGAATTTCGTGGAGGAGATCTGCACGGAACTGTTGTATTTGTTTCAGCAGGATCGTGGTTTCGATAAGCGATTGTTTGAGCGACAAATGTCCGTGATGCGTGGTCAGATTCTGAATCTAACGCAAGCGCTGCGTGATGGAAAATCACCTGTGCAGTTGGTCCAAATGCCTGCGGTCGTTGTTGAGCG CTCCAGCGGCAGTCGCTTTTTTTCCTTTACGCAGCGCTTCCAAAACAAGAGTCCATTCTTCTCTTGGTG TTAA
- the LOC132787420 gene encoding phosphatidylinositol 4-kinase type 2-alpha isoform X2, with the protein MSTHRDQHTETEPKPIPPPKPKPRVEHIELKESANNNNSNSENTTQEDDSDVSSYVEYECHCCKQKCHDAEKDYLPSHSDEDEVPVVYSSQPTTHDSIATEVKIQQPKCQCANCPLKNMYDPLFSEIVAQAEYAIEQGILPERIYQGSSGSYFVKDALNQRCLAVFKPKDEEPYGRLNPKWTKWMHKLCCPCCFGRACLIPNQGYLSESGASLVDRKLNLNVVPKTRVVRLVAESFNYARIDRQKAKLKKRIKEHYPSAHFNRMSLPLKTGSFQLFVEGYKDADYWLRRFEHEQLSPALAKSFQLQFERLVVLDYIIRNTDRGNDNWLIKYVAPKLVGEVGGTGGRKMSRSHPVVGQPIIDLNEQSAPVTLEAELQRATAGGGEPSPTSMGINEPSNVSNSCVSTDDEDIPNTSSKKTAHMPEEPTWNLVEAPQIKIAAIDNGLAFPFKHPDSWRAYPYHWAWLPQAKVPFSDDIKDQVLPQLSDMNFVEEICTELLYLFQQDRGFDKRLFERQMSVMRGQILNLTQALRDGKSPVQLVQMPAVVVERSSGSRFFSFTQRFQNKSPFFSWC; encoded by the exons ATGTCGACTCATCGCGACCAACATACAGAGACCGAGCCAAAGCCAATCCCACCTccaaaaccaaagccaagAGTTGAACACATTGAACTAAAAGAGTcagctaacaacaacaacagcaacagtgaaAATACCACTCAAGAGGATGATTCAGATGTATCGAGCTATGTGGAATATGAATGTCATTGCTGCAAGCAAAAATGTCACGACGCCGAGAAGGATTATCTGCCATCGCATTCCGATGAGGATGAAGTACCTGTTGTCTACTCCTCGCAGCCCACAACACATGACTCGATTGCCACCGAAGTGAAAATCCAACAGCCCAAATGCCAATGTGCCAATTGTCCGCTAAAGAATATGT ACGATCCTCTGTTCTCGGAGATTGTGGCACAGGCGGAATATGCTATTGAACAGGGCATTCTGCCGGAAAGAATCTATCAAGGCAGCAGCGGTTCCTACTTTGTTAAAGATGCGTTAAAC CAACGCTGTCTGGCCGTGTTTAAGCCCAAGGATGAGGAACCCTATGGCAGACTGAATCCCAAGTGGACCAAATGGATGCACAAGCTGTGCTGTCCCTGTTGCTTTGGACGCGCCTGCTTGATACCCAATCAAGG CTACTTGTCCGAGTCTGGAGCCAGTTTGGTGGATCGCAAGCTCAATCTGAATGTGGTGCCCAAGACGCGAGTGGTGCGTTTGGTGGCCGAGAGTTTCAACTATGCGCGCATCGATCGGCAGAAGGCCAAGCTCAAGAAACGCATCAAGGAGCATTATCCGTCGGCGCACTTTAATCGCATGAGTCTGCCGCTCAAGACTGGTTCCTTTCAGCTGTTTGTCGAGGGCTACAAGGATGCCGACTATTGGTTGCGTCGCTTCGAGCACGAACAATTGTCTCCAGCTCTTGCGAAATCGTTTCAGTTGCAGTTCGAACGTTTGGTGGTGCTGGACTACATCATACGCAACACGGACAGGGGCAACGACAACTGGCTGATCAAGTATGTGGCACCCAAGCTGGTGGGCGAAGTGGGCGGCACTGGAGGTCGCAAAATGTCACGTTCGCATCCCGTTGTGGGACAGCCAATTATCGATTTGAACGAGCAGTCGGCGCCAGTGACGCTGGAGGCTGAATTGCAACGTGCAACGGCTGGTGGCGGGGAGCCATCGCCCACTTCGATGGGCATAAATGAGCCATCGAATGTGAGCAACAGCTGTGTGAGCACCGACGATGAAGATATACCTAATACGAGTTCCAAGAAGACAGCGCATATGCCTGAGGAGCCCACATGGAATCTGGTTGAGGCgccgcaaataaaaattgctgCTATTGACAATGGTTTGGCATTCCCATTTAAGCATCCCGATTCTTGGCGTGCATATCCCTATCATTGGGCCTGGTTGCCGCAGGCGAAGGTACCGTTCAGCGATGACATCAAGGATCAGGTGTTGCCACAGCTGTCGGACATGAATTTCGTGGAGGAGATCTGCACGGAACTGTTGTATTTGTTTCAGCAGGATCGTGGTTTCGATAAGCGATTGTTTGAGCGACAAATGTCCGTGATGCGTGGTCAGATTCTGAATCTAACGCAAGCGCTGCGTGATGGAAAATCACCTGTGCAGTTGGTCCAAATGCCTGCGGTCGTTGTTGAGCG CTCCAGCGGCAGTCGCTTTTTTTCCTTTACGCAGCGCTTCCAAAACAAGAGTCCATTCTTCTCTTGGTG TTAA
- the LOC132787426 gene encoding uncharacterized protein LOC132787426, which produces MSRSTYPTPTLVGIKTRMNKNRKQPKQKQQQYNNDQPVERIRLCGAAKKRFHHFVRTGMNPDEARLRALQPMKFGKKAKQQAKQPIRRPPQQQDNYDEPPGNWQESIQPLMSISLPTPPSPAPSERLPVQARLGAPVLRGPAVRPVVQQPVQEEPQCLNLAILPGDYPSELWSVPQLEAVQQSIIDLIQRQDADTVKPQFSGCHFRQGWLSVSCHDIDTVNWLRAMDTRLRPWEGVSLQVIPETEVPFKRVFAGIFPALATSSVKYSLRLIDEQNEGLAVDDWHMLYRAQSGPLMKLIISIDSQSAEMLRQRGYYLNYGFSSVRFQPMEMSK; this is translated from the coding sequence ATGTCACGGTCGACCTACCCGACCCCTACACTCGTGGGAATCAAAACTAGAATgaacaaaaatcgaaaacaaccaaaacaaaaacaacaacaatataacaatGACCAGCCAGTGGAACGAATTCGTCTCTGCGGTGCGGCCAAGAAGCGTTTCCATCATTTCGTGCGTACCGGGATGAATCCAGATGAGGCTAGACTGCGGGCTTTACAACCAATGAAGTTTGGCAAGAAAGCTAAACAACAGGCTAAGCAGCCGATTCGCAGGCCACCTCAGCAACAGGATAACTACGATGAGCCGCCAGGCAACTGGCAAGAATCAATTCAGCCGCTCATGTCCATCTCGTTGCCGACGCCTCCTTCACCAGCGCCAAGCGAACGATTGCCAGTGCAAGCGCGTCTTGGAGCACCAGTATTACGAGGACCTGCTGTAAGACCTGTTGTGCAGCAGCCGGTACAAGAGGAGCCACAATGCCTCAATTTGGCCATACTACCTGGCGATTATCCCAGCGAACTGTGGAGTGTGCCGCAGCTAGAGGCAGTGCAGCAAAGTATTATCGATCTCATACAGCGACAGGACGCGGACACCGTGAAACCACAATTCTCTGGCTGCCATTTTCGCCAAGGTTGGCTGTCGGTCAGCTGCCACGACATCGACACCGTCAACTGGCTGCGTGCCATGGACACGCGACTGCGTCCCTGGGAAGGCGTCTCGTTGCAGGTGATACCCGAGACTGAAGTGCCCTTCAAGCGGGTCTTTGCGGGCATCTTTCCAGCACTGGCGACGAGTTCGGTGAAGTATTCGCTGCGTCTGATTGATGAGCAGAATGAGGGACTTGCTGTCGACGATTGGCACATGCTTTATCGTGCACAGTCGGGACCTCTCATGAAACTTATTATATCGATCGATTCGCAGTCTGCCGAGATGCTCAGGCAACGTGGCTACTACCTCAACTACGGATTTAGCAGTGTTCGATTTCAACCAATGGAAATGTCTAAATAA
- the LOC132787427 gene encoding protein-L-isoaspartate(D-aspartate) O-methyltransferase, whose product MLCYKIRFKNSLLNRIHLPALRNSCSSIVVGNNITNGKHKNQTKENPKLKNLTFVNILRLGLLLRSYSMAWRSVGANNADLIRQLRDYGVIASEAVANAMIATDRKHYCPRNPYMDAPQPIGGGVTISAPHMHAFALEYLRDHLKPGAHVLDVGSGSGYLTACFYRYINAKGENANTRIVGIEHQHSLVALSKSNLNSDDASMLDSDRMLIIEGDGRKGHAALAPYDAIHVGAAAPETPTELINQLANGGRLIVPVGPEGGSQYMQQYDKDENGKVQMTRLMGVMYVPLTDLRS is encoded by the exons ATGCTATGCTACAAAATTCGTTTTAAAAATTCACTTTTAAATAGGATACATTTACCAGCACTGCGCAACAGCTGTTCCTCAATTGTTGTAGGCAACAACATAACCAACGGAAAgcataaaaaccaaacaaaagaaaacccaaAACTGAAAAACTTAACTTTCGTTAATATCTTAAGGCTGGGCCTATTATTGCGTTCATACAGCATGGCCTGGCGTTCCGTGGGTGCTAATAATGCGGATTTAATACGTCAGCTACGAG ATTACGGCGTCATTGCGTCTGAAGCTGTGGCAAATGCAATGATTGCCACAGATCGCAAGCACTACTGTCCTCGTAATCCGTATATGGATGCACCGCAACCAATTGGCGGGGGCGTCACTATCAGTGCTCCTCATATG CATGCTTTTGCTTTGGAATACTTGCGCGATCATCTGAAGCCTGGTGCTCATGTACTAGATGTGGGCTCAGGCTCGGGTTATTTAACTGCTTGCTTCTATCGCTATATAAATGCAAAGGGCGAAAATGCTAACACTCGAATAGTGGGCATTGAGCATCAGCACTCTTTGGTCGCTTTGAGCAAGAGCAATCTCAACTCGGATGATGCGAGCATGCTGGACTCAGATCGTATGCTCATTATTGAGGGAGATGGTCGCAAGGGACACGCAGCCTTAGCGCCGTACGATGCCATTCATGTGGGAGCTGCTGCTCCCGAAACGCCCACCGAATTAATCAACCAGCTGGCCAATGGTGGACGTCTCATTGTTCCTGTTGGCCCCGAAGGTGGCTCACAGTATATGCAGCAA TACGACAAGGATGAAAATGGCAAAGTGCAGATGACGCGTCTGATGGGTGTCATGTATGTCCCCTTGACCGACTTGCGATCTTGA